In Arcobacter ellisii, a genomic segment contains:
- a CDS encoding DUF507 family protein, producing the protein MRLKLHHTPYVSRRITRDLANCEFVEIRKDKNSIEAEVERILDADIEKEFALDEKVQEILEAQEEEIEYLNADRRQLFWMTKKRLANDYGVILNNEDRFSDIAHKILDYLWEEDFIHYTCSDNQVKNVIFSSLDDFIKGFEKADSEVLAKLKNYKRKLIPGTEDYDLVYHRLYEEELIKRGLI; encoded by the coding sequence ATGAGGTTAAAATTACATCATACGCCATATGTCTCAAGAAGAATAACTAGAGATTTAGCTAATTGTGAATTTGTAGAAATAAGAAAAGATAAAAATAGTATTGAAGCAGAAGTAGAAAGAATACTTGATGCTGATATTGAAAAAGAGTTTGCATTAGATGAAAAAGTTCAAGAAATTTTAGAAGCACAAGAAGAAGAGATAGAGTACTTAAATGCTGATAGAAGACAACTTTTCTGGATGACAAAAAAGAGATTGGCAAATGATTATGGAGTTATTTTAAATAATGAAGATAGATTTTCAGACATTGCTCATAAAATCTTAGATTATTTATGGGAAGAAGATTTTATTCATTATACATGTTCAGATAATCAAGTGAAAAATGTGATTTTTAGCTCTTTAGATGATTTTATAAAAGGTTTTGAAAAGGCTGATAGTGAAGTATTAGCAAAACTTAAAAATTATAAAAGAAAGTTGATACCTGGTACTGAGGATTATGATTTAGTTTATCATAGACTTTATGAAGAAGAATTAATAAAAAGAGGATTAATATAA
- the carA gene encoding glutamine-hydrolyzing carbamoyl-phosphate synthase small subunit yields MQKVWIYLENGTFLEAKSFGATGTAVGEIVFNTSLTGYQEIISDPSYAGQFITFTMPEIGNVGVNADDMESKTCHCKGVLVRNYHAEYSNYRAQNDLDSLLKEHGVLGICEIDTRYLTKMIRDEGAMMMIASTEISNKDELAKQLASSPRIEDINYIEIVSTKESYVHKSGAWNHSIKAYNKAVMSDKKVVVIDFGVKRNILNELVNVGLEVEVVPSTFKGEDLIARFEAKEIGGVFLSNGPGDPLTLVNEKKEVQKLIEANIPMFAICLGHQMLSIAHGYDTYKLKFGQHGGNHPVANNGVVEITAQNHNYNVPDNIVEIADITHINLFDNTIEGVKYKNKEIFSVQHHPEASPGPHESKYIFKQFADIVK; encoded by the coding sequence ATGCAAAAAGTATGGATATATTTAGAGAATGGGACTTTTTTAGAGGCAAAATCTTTTGGTGCAACAGGAACAGCTGTTGGAGAAATTGTTTTTAATACTTCATTAACTGGTTATCAAGAAATTATTTCTGATCCATCTTATGCAGGACAATTTATTACTTTTACAATGCCTGAAATTGGAAATGTTGGAGTAAATGCAGATGATATGGAGAGTAAAACTTGCCACTGTAAAGGTGTATTAGTTAGAAATTATCATGCTGAATATTCAAATTATAGAGCACAAAATGATTTAGATTCACTTTTAAAAGAGCATGGTGTTTTAGGAATTTGTGAAATAGATACAAGATATTTAACAAAAATGATTAGAGATGAAGGTGCTATGATGATGATAGCTTCAACTGAAATCTCTAACAAAGATGAATTAGCAAAACAATTAGCATCAAGTCCTAGAATTGAAGATATTAACTATATTGAAATAGTTTCAACAAAAGAGTCTTATGTTCATAAATCAGGAGCTTGGAATCACTCTATTAAAGCTTATAATAAAGCAGTTATGAGTGATAAAAAAGTTGTTGTTATTGACTTTGGGGTTAAAAGAAATATTTTAAATGAGTTAGTAAATGTTGGTTTAGAAGTTGAAGTAGTTCCTTCAACATTTAAAGGTGAAGATTTAATAGCTAGATTTGAAGCTAAAGAGATTGGTGGAGTATTTTTATCAAATGGTCCAGGTGATCCATTAACTTTAGTAAATGAGAAAAAAGAAGTTCAAAAACTAATCGAGGCAAATATTCCAATGTTTGCTATTTGTTTAGGTCATCAAATGCTTTCTATTGCTCATGGATATGATACTTACAAATTAAAATTTGGTCAACATGGTGGTAACCATCCAGTTGCTAATAATGGAGTTGTAGAAATTACTGCTCAAAATCATAACTATAATGTTCCTGATAATATAGTTGAGATTGCAGATATTACACATATCAATTTATTTGATAATACAATTGAAGGTGTTAAATATAAAAATAAAGAGATTTTCTCAGTTCAACATCACCCAGAAGCAAGTCCTGGACCACATGAGTCTAAATATATCTTCAAACAATTTGCAGATATTGTAAAATAA
- a CDS encoding phosphatidylglycerophosphatase A family protein, whose product MNFRRFFLTVGFTGLSPKAPGTVGSFVSLILGLFLLEILHPSTLFLLSLLVTVIAIKQIDAYEKESGIHDNSEIVIDELAGMWIALSICGINSENLIYMAPLAFIFFRLFDIWKPSIIGKIDRDVKGGLGVMGDDIVAGIAAGIATAGLYQLIEKFVL is encoded by the coding sequence ATGAACTTTAGAAGATTTTTTTTAACAGTTGGATTTACTGGATTAAGTCCAAAAGCTCCTGGAACTGTAGGTTCATTTGTATCTTTGATTTTAGGACTTTTTCTATTAGAGATTTTACATCCTTCAACTCTATTTTTATTATCTTTACTTGTTACAGTAATTGCAATTAAACAAATTGATGCTTATGAAAAAGAGTCAGGGATTCATGATAATAGTGAAATTGTTATTGATGAGTTAGCTGGAATGTGGATTGCTTTATCTATTTGTGGAATAAATAGTGAAAACTTAATTTATATGGCACCTTTGGCTTTTATATTTTTTAGACTTTTTGATATTTGGAAACCTTCAATTATTGGAAAAATCGATAGAGATGTAAAAGGTGGATTAGGTGTTATGGGTGATGATATTGTTGCCGGAATTGCTGCTGGAATTGCAACTGCTGGACTTTATCAACTAATTGAAAAATTTGTTTTATAA
- a CDS encoding response regulator, giving the protein MNILIIENEIYLAQKVVSRLLDDGHSCDYIESPNIDNLTKDYDTILLSTSLPSSLCKNIIKRYSETSIILLLVSYISDETVTNPIKDGAKDYIMKPFIMDELVRKIYHYKECRSIRRELQTLRDYFNFTMSDIDTSEILLPPSFPTLIESNSQKCADKLVFELARKMDLPICFISLTSSSWQKQINSVQGKTIIYLTDYHTLKKNVKEQLVKLIEEKNCVISTLEQEEDFPYRRIEFNNEKVLLGNSNIMTINDYVKMMVISYQGKYPDTELSKKLGISRKSLWEKRKKLDIEKKK; this is encoded by the coding sequence ATGAATATATTAATTATCGAAAATGAAATCTATCTAGCACAAAAAGTTGTTTCAAGATTACTTGATGATGGACATAGTTGTGATTATATCGAATCACCAAATATTGATAATCTAACAAAAGATTACGATACTATCTTGCTTTCAACTTCCCTTCCTTCTAGTTTATGTAAAAATATCATCAAACGATATAGTGAAACTTCTATTATTCTTCTTTTAGTTTCTTATATTTCAGATGAAACAGTAACAAATCCTATTAAAGATGGTGCAAAAGATTATATTATGAAACCATTTATAATGGATGAACTTGTAAGAAAGATTTATCACTATAAAGAGTGTAGAAGTATTAGAAGGGAGTTACAAACTTTAAGAGATTATTTTAACTTTACTATGTCGGATATTGATACAAGTGAAATTCTACTTCCACCATCATTCCCAACTTTAATAGAAAGCAACTCTCAAAAATGTGCAGATAAACTTGTTTTTGAATTAGCAAGAAAAATGGATTTACCTATTTGTTTTATTTCATTAACTTCATCTTCGTGGCAAAAACAAATAAATTCTGTTCAAGGTAAAACTATTATTTATTTAACTGATTATCATACTTTAAAGAAAAATGTAAAAGAACAATTAGTAAAACTTATTGAAGAGAAAAATTGTGTAATTTCTACACTAGAGCAAGAAGAGGATTTCCCTTATAGAAGAATTGAGTTTAACAATGAAAAAGTTTTATTAGGAAATTCAAATATTATGACAATAAATGATTATGTTAAAATGATGGTTATCTCATATCAAGGAAAATATCCTGATACTGAACTTTCTAAAAAACTTGGAATTTCAAGAAAATCTCTTTGGGAAAAAAGAAAAAAACTTGATATTGAAAAGAAAAAATAA
- a CDS encoding bifunctional 2-C-methyl-D-erythritol 4-phosphate cytidylyltransferase/2-C-methyl-D-erythritol 2,4-cyclodiphosphate synthase, producing the protein MFDVTLIVLCAGNSSRFEHKTKKQWLRIKDEPLWLNVTKRLKTFSSFDKVIVASSEKELNYMKNFTDDFIFVKGGDTRQQSILNCLEFVKTKYVMISDVARACIPRSVIESLLTEKQNADCIVPILNVTDTVIYENQTINRDNVKLIQTPQLSNTQILKTALNTKIEFTDESSAIKNINGTIKYVQGSIDSKKLTLGNELDDLPCLKEPSNNFFTGTGFDIHAFEENKEMYLGGIKLPYDYGFKAHSDGDVLIHSVIDALLGACGAGDIGEFFPDTDEKYKGIDSKILLEEIVTFVNNVGYEIVNIDLTIIAQKPKINPFKNDIKNSMAKLLGLEKQFINIKATTAEKLGFIGRAEGVAVQSIATLKYYNWKQK; encoded by the coding sequence TTGTTTGATGTTACATTGATAGTTCTTTGTGCTGGTAATTCTTCAAGATTTGAACACAAAACAAAAAAACAGTGGTTAAGAATCAAAGATGAACCTTTATGGCTAAATGTTACAAAAAGACTTAAAACTTTTTCATCATTTGATAAAGTAATTGTTGCCTCAAGTGAAAAAGAATTAAATTACATGAAAAATTTTACCGATGACTTTATTTTTGTCAAAGGTGGAGATACAAGACAACAATCAATTTTAAATTGCTTAGAATTTGTAAAAACAAAATATGTGATGATAAGTGATGTTGCAAGGGCATGTATCCCCAGAAGTGTAATTGAATCTCTTTTAACAGAAAAACAAAATGCTGATTGTATCGTACCCATTTTAAATGTTACAGACACTGTTATATATGAAAATCAAACAATCAATAGAGACAATGTAAAACTAATCCAAACTCCTCAACTTTCAAATACTCAAATATTAAAAACTGCATTAAATACAAAAATTGAATTTACCGATGAAAGTTCTGCTATTAAAAATATAAATGGAACAATAAAATATGTTCAAGGTAGTATTGATAGTAAGAAATTAACTTTAGGTAATGAATTAGATGATTTACCATGTCTAAAAGAACCATCAAATAATTTCTTTACAGGTACAGGTTTTGATATTCATGCATTTGAAGAAAATAAAGAGATGTATCTTGGAGGAATAAAACTTCCTTATGATTATGGTTTCAAAGCACATAGTGATGGTGATGTTTTAATTCATTCAGTTATTGATGCATTATTAGGAGCATGTGGAGCTGGAGATATTGGTGAATTTTTCCCTGATACTGATGAGAAGTATAAAGGAATTGATTCAAAAATTTTATTAGAGGAGATTGTAACTTTTGTTAATAATGTTGGTTATGAAATAGTAAATATTGATTTAACTATTATTGCTCAAAAACCAAAAATCAATCCCTTTAAAAATGATATAAAAAATTCAATGGCAAAACTTTTAGGACTTGAAAAACAGTTTATTAATATCAAAGCTACAACTGCGGAAAAGCTTGGATTTATTGGTAGAGCTGAAGGAGTTGCTGTACAAAGTATTGCTACATTGAAATATTATAATTGGAAACAAAAATGA
- a CDS encoding HDOD domain-containing protein, translating into MKKKILKEITSLPPLPANIIELDNFRKQDSTDSEKLVEILKKDPLIVANILKIANSSMFGFRSKVDTLSRAINLLGIKFAISVAIGSSISQAVKSNLLAYAVTTDDFILTSSLASNIVNTWVANINFDLKNELLLPAFLQEVGKFVISQVIQEEKKTEEFLKELEETKNTSLCEEKFTGFTCARITANIFKHWNLSHNIIFPIAFAEDIENCPESFKQKAQILQIVKILCDIRYPLSERNIEKALEKVVEYNFDVEHFINSINVIKEVIKNSLNKS; encoded by the coding sequence ATGAAAAAGAAAATATTAAAAGAGATAACATCTTTACCTCCTTTACCAGCAAATATAATTGAACTTGATAACTTTAGAAAACAAGATAGTACAGATAGTGAAAAATTAGTTGAAATCTTAAAAAAAGACCCTTTGATCGTTGCTAATATATTAAAAATTGCAAACTCTAGTATGTTTGGATTTAGAAGTAAAGTTGATACTTTAAGTAGAGCAATTAACCTTTTAGGAATAAAATTTGCTATTTCTGTTGCAATTGGTTCTTCAATTTCACAAGCTGTAAAATCAAATTTATTAGCTTATGCTGTAACCACTGATGATTTTATTTTGACAAGTTCTCTTGCAAGTAATATTGTCAATACTTGGGTTGCTAATATAAATTTTGATTTAAAAAATGAACTTTTACTTCCAGCTTTTTTACAAGAAGTTGGTAAATTTGTAATTTCTCAAGTAATACAAGAAGAAAAAAAGACTGAAGAATTTTTAAAAGAGTTAGAAGAGACAAAAAATACAAGTTTATGTGAAGAGAAATTTACTGGATTTACATGTGCAAGAATTACTGCAAATATTTTTAAACATTGGAATTTAAGCCATAATATAATTTTCCCTATTGCATTTGCAGAAGATATAGAAAATTGTCCAGAATCATTTAAACAAAAAGCTCAAATTTTACAAATTGTAAAAATTTTATGTGATATTAGATATCCATTAAGTGAAAGAAATATTGAAAAAGCACTAGAAAAAGTTGTTGAATATAATTTTGATGTTGAACATTTTATAAACTCAATTAATGTAATAAAAGAAGTAATTAAGAATAGTCTTAACAAAAGCTAA
- the thiC gene encoding phosphomethylpyrimidine synthase ThiC, with protein MRTWLDNHKNDKIRTQMYYAKQGIITPDMEYVAKVEKLDPELVRSEIARGRLIIPANVNHKHLVPMSIGIASSCKINANIGSSALASDVSKEIEKVDVCLKYGADTIMDLSTGGDLDMIRRAVIEHSTVPIGTVPIYQILHDVKDKIEDLTIERMLEVIERQAQQGVSYFTIHAGFLLEFMPHVAKRKMGIVSRGGSLMAAWMMHYHKENPFYEAFDEILDICAKYDVSLSLGDSLRPGCLADASDEAQLRELKVLGELTLRAWEKNVQVMIEGPGHVPLNQIERNMKLEKEYCHEAPFYILGPLTTDIAAGYDHISSAIGAAVGGWHGASMLCYVTPKEHLGLPNAEDVRNGIIAYKIAAHSADIARGRKGARDIDDEMSDARYAFNWNKQFELCLDPDRAREYHDETLPQDVFKEAEFCSMCGPKFCSYKITQKIVKEHGQAMIDIAG; from the coding sequence ATGAGAACTTGGTTAGACAATCATAAAAACGACAAAATTAGAACTCAAATGTATTATGCAAAACAAGGAATTATTACACCAGATATGGAGTATGTAGCAAAAGTAGAAAAGCTAGACCCAGAACTTGTAAGAAGTGAAATTGCAAGAGGGAGATTAATAATTCCAGCAAATGTAAATCATAAACATTTAGTTCCAATGTCAATTGGAATTGCATCTTCATGCAAAATAAATGCAAATATCGGTTCTTCTGCTCTTGCTTCTGATGTTTCAAAAGAGATTGAAAAAGTTGATGTTTGTTTAAAATATGGTGCTGATACTATCATGGATTTAAGTACAGGCGGTGACTTAGATATGATTAGACGTGCAGTAATTGAACATTCAACTGTTCCAATTGGTACAGTTCCAATTTATCAAATTTTACATGACGTAAAAGATAAAATTGAAGATTTAACAATTGAAAGAATGCTTGAAGTAATTGAAAGACAAGCTCAACAAGGGGTTTCTTACTTTACAATTCACGCAGGATTCTTACTTGAGTTTATGCCACATGTTGCAAAAAGAAAAATGGGTATCGTTTCAAGAGGTGGTTCTTTAATGGCTGCTTGGATGATGCATTATCATAAAGAAAATCCATTCTATGAAGCATTTGATGAGATTTTAGATATTTGTGCAAAATATGATGTTTCTTTATCTTTAGGAGATTCATTAAGACCTGGATGTTTAGCTGATGCATCTGATGAAGCACAATTAAGAGAGTTAAAAGTTCTTGGTGAATTAACATTAAGAGCTTGGGAGAAAAATGTTCAAGTTATGATTGAAGGTCCTGGTCACGTTCCTTTAAATCAAATTGAAAGAAATATGAAACTTGAAAAAGAGTATTGTCATGAAGCACCGTTCTATATCTTAGGACCATTAACTACTGATATCGCTGCTGGTTATGACCATATTTCATCTGCAATTGGTGCAGCTGTTGGTGGATGGCATGGAGCTTCTATGTTATGTTATGTAACTCCAAAAGAGCACTTAGGTTTACCAAATGCTGAAGATGTTAGAAATGGAATTATTGCATATAAAATTGCTGCTCATAGTGCTGATATTGCAAGAGGTAGAAAAGGTGCAAGAGATATTGATGATGAAATGAGTGATGCTAGATATGCATTTAACTGGAATAAACAATTTGAACTTTGTTTAGACCCAGATAGAGCTAGAGAATATCATGATGAAACTTTACCTCAAGATGTATTTAAAGAAGCAGAATTCTGCTCAATGTGTGGACCAAAATTCTGCTCTTATAAAATTACTCAAAAGATAGTAAAAGAACATGGTCAAGCAATGATAGATATTGCAGGATAA
- a CDS encoding Mrp/NBP35 family ATP-binding protein has protein sequence MANVETIKKELENIKYPGFAKSIVEFGFVKDIQVDGTNCSIYLDITSTAPEVEAQLRKEITAQLASIGINATLNFNKPKEQVQQSNSVSGKNIAPQIKKVVMVSSGKGGVGKSTTTVNLAVASAMQGKRVGILDADIYGPNIPRMMGLNGKEVEIVGDKAKPLNAYGVDVMSMGMLMEEGQALIWRGAMIMKAIQQLLRDILWEELDILFIDMPPGTGDAQLTLAQSVPVSAGINVTTPQHVALDDSRRSLDMFKKLHIPVAGIVENMSGFICPSCKTESDIFGMGTCEELAKQYNTQVLGNLPIEPAIREGGDSGKPVVYFNPESISAKRYMIAADKLIQFLASIDDNIDNSAIQPIMPAGVSACSTEGQKIKAEHEAAQKAKSSGSCGTGCGCH, from the coding sequence ATGGCTAATGTAGAAACTATTAAAAAAGAATTAGAAAATATTAAATATCCAGGCTTTGCAAAGTCTATTGTAGAGTTTGGATTTGTAAAAGATATACAAGTAGATGGAACGAACTGTTCTATCTATCTTGATATTACTTCAACAGCTCCTGAAGTAGAAGCTCAGTTAAGAAAAGAGATTACAGCTCAGTTGGCTTCAATTGGAATAAATGCAACTCTTAATTTTAATAAACCAAAAGAACAAGTACAACAAAGTAATAGTGTAAGTGGTAAAAATATAGCTCCACAAATTAAAAAAGTTGTAATGGTAAGTTCAGGAAAAGGTGGAGTTGGTAAATCAACTACAACTGTTAATTTAGCAGTTGCATCTGCAATGCAAGGTAAAAGAGTTGGTATTTTAGATGCTGATATTTATGGACCAAATATTCCAAGAATGATGGGATTAAATGGTAAAGAGGTGGAAATTGTTGGAGATAAAGCAAAACCATTAAATGCATATGGAGTCGATGTAATGTCAATGGGTATGCTTATGGAAGAAGGGCAAGCTCTTATTTGGAGAGGTGCTATGATTATGAAAGCTATCCAACAACTTTTAAGAGATATCTTATGGGAAGAGTTAGATATTTTATTTATTGATATGCCTCCAGGAACTGGTGATGCTCAATTAACTTTAGCACAAAGTGTACCTGTAAGTGCTGGTATTAATGTTACAACTCCTCAACATGTTGCTCTTGATGATTCAAGAAGATCTTTAGATATGTTTAAAAAACTTCATATCCCAGTTGCTGGAATTGTTGAAAATATGAGTGGATTTATCTGTCCTTCATGTAAAACTGAATCTGATATTTTTGGAATGGGAACTTGTGAAGAGTTAGCAAAACAATATAATACACAAGTATTAGGAAATCTTCCTATTGAACCTGCTATTAGAGAAGGTGGAGATAGTGGAAAACCTGTAGTTTATTTTAATCCAGAGTCAATTTCTGCAAAAAGATATATGATAGCTGCTGATAAATTAATACAATTTTTAGCAAGTATTGATGATAACATTGATAATTCTGCAATTCAACCAATTATGCCAGCAGGTGTAAGTGCTTGTTCAACTGAAGGTCAAAAAATAAAAGCTGAACATGAAGCAGCTCAAAAAGCTAAAAGTAGTGGAAGTTGTGGAACTGGATGTGGTTGTCACTAA
- the hisIE gene encoding bifunctional phosphoribosyl-AMP cyclohydrolase/phosphoribosyl-ATP diphosphatase HisIE, translating into MKQLDKIDWEKMDNLIPVITQDSKTNEVLMLAYMNQEALELTIKTNYAHYFSRSKQRIWKKGESSNHLQEIVEILVDCDNDTLLLKVNQKGVACHTGRKSCFFTNLNTNETISDVEINTTAAYGIIDTLYHTICERKNDDPTKSYTAKLLQGKQNSMLKKIVEESGEFTFAIKDDNTDEIIYEAADITYHVLVALASKNISPDRVKQELARRFGISGIEEKNSRKDS; encoded by the coding sequence ATGAAACAACTAGATAAAATTGACTGGGAAAAGATGGATAATCTAATTCCTGTAATTACACAAGATAGCAAAACAAATGAAGTTTTAATGCTTGCTTATATGAATCAAGAAGCTTTAGAATTAACAATTAAAACAAATTATGCTCACTATTTTAGTAGAAGCAAACAAAGAATTTGGAAAAAAGGTGAAAGTTCAAATCACCTACAAGAAATTGTTGAAATTTTAGTAGATTGTGATAATGATACTTTACTTTTAAAAGTTAATCAAAAGGGTGTTGCTTGTCATACAGGAAGAAAATCTTGTTTTTTCACAAATCTTAATACAAATGAAACTATAAGTGATGTTGAAATTAATACAACAGCTGCTTATGGCATAATTGATACTTTATATCATACAATTTGTGAAAGAAAAAATGATGACCCGACAAAATCATATACAGCAAAACTTTTACAAGGTAAACAAAATTCTATGTTGAAAAAAATCGTAGAAGAGTCTGGTGAATTTACCTTTGCAATTAAAGATGATAATACTGATGAGATAATTTATGAAGCAGCAGATATAACTTATCATGTATTAGTTGCCCTTGCAAGTAAAAATATCAGTCCTGATAGAGTTAAACAAGAGTTAGCTAGAAGATTTGGAATTTCAGGAATTGAAGAAAAAAATTCAAGAAAAGATTCTTGA
- a CDS encoding prohibitin family protein, with amino-acid sequence MPIDNDYFKNRQQNNGGSNGGGNYQPPFEAPEFFKNFGKKAGMIYVVIIILGALFLFKPFVIIESGQVGIKATTGKYDETPLNPGFHFYIPVFQKVIIVDTKVRLLNYRSVEEMSGFDPGIKINPAINILDARGLPVSIELTVQYRLTASGAPFTIATWGLSWEDKIVNPVVRNVVRNVVGGFNAEELPTKRNEIATMIEQGVRGQIEALEGKPVSVESVQLREIVLPPKIKEQIERVQIANQESERVRYEVLRAKQEAEKRAALASGEAEAKRIEAQGRADAVTIEAKAQAAANKEIALSLTPTLLQMQQIEVQGKFNEALRENKDAKIFLTPGGSTPNIWVDTKDKSRDAAINQ; translated from the coding sequence ATGCCTATAGACAACGACTATTTTAAAAACCGACAACAAAATAATGGAGGTTCAAATGGTGGAGGAAACTATCAACCACCTTTTGAAGCGCCAGAATTTTTTAAAAATTTTGGGAAAAAAGCAGGAATGATATATGTAGTTATCATTATCCTAGGAGCTTTATTTTTATTTAAACCATTTGTAATTATCGAATCTGGACAAGTTGGTATTAAAGCAACAACAGGAAAATATGATGAAACTCCTTTAAATCCAGGTTTTCATTTCTATATTCCAGTATTCCAAAAAGTTATTATTGTAGATACTAAAGTAAGACTTTTAAATTATAGAAGTGTTGAAGAGATGAGTGGTTTCGACCCTGGTATTAAAATAAATCCAGCAATCAATATCCTTGATGCAAGAGGATTACCAGTTTCTATTGAATTAACAGTTCAATATAGATTAACAGCATCTGGTGCACCATTTACAATCGCAACATGGGGACTTTCATGGGAAGATAAAATTGTAAACCCAGTTGTAAGAAATGTTGTAAGAAACGTTGTTGGTGGATTTAATGCAGAAGAATTACCAACAAAAAGAAATGAAATTGCAACTATGATTGAGCAAGGGGTTAGAGGACAAATTGAAGCATTAGAGGGAAAACCTGTAAGTGTTGAATCTGTTCAATTAAGAGAGATTGTTTTACCTCCAAAAATCAAAGAGCAAATTGAAAGAGTTCAAATTGCAAACCAAGAATCTGAAAGAGTTAGATACGAAGTTTTAAGAGCAAAACAAGAAGCAGAGAAAAGAGCCGCTCTTGCAAGTGGAGAAGCTGAAGCAAAAAGAATTGAAGCACAAGGTAGAGCAGATGCTGTAACAATTGAAGCAAAAGCACAAGCAGCAGCAAATAAAGAGATAGCATTATCTTTAACACCTACTCTTTTACAAATGCAACAAATTGAAGTTCAAGGAAAATTCAACGAAGCACTTAGAGAAAACAAAGATGCTAAGATTTTCTTAACTCCTGGTGGTTCAACTCCAAATATTTGGGTTGATACAAAAGACAAATCAAGAGATGCAGCAATTAACCAATAA
- a CDS encoding branched-chain amino acid transaminase, which yields MTEAKYIWMDGEFVNWHDANVHVLSHTLHYGNGAIEGTKAYKTVDGRCAIFKLNEHTQRLLNSSKMTLMNVPFSLEELNKAQIELLQKNELFEGAYIRPLVYLGYGVMGLYHKEAPVKVSCAAWEWGAYLGEEGLKKGVRVKISSFTRTPNTSGMGKAKAVANYLNSQMAKYEAVEAGYDEALLRDDQGYIAEASGACFFIVRDGKLITPPNDNSLESITQATVIELAGDMGIEVVRRRISREEVYIADEAFFTGTAAEITPIRDVDARVIGCGSRGPITEKIQSAYFDVVAGKNEKYLRYLTYVN from the coding sequence ATGACTGAAGCAAAATATATATGGATGGATGGAGAATTTGTAAACTGGCATGATGCAAACGTGCATGTTTTAAGTCATACGCTTCACTATGGAAATGGTGCAATTGAAGGTACTAAAGCATATAAAACTGTTGATGGAAGATGTGCCATTTTCAAACTTAATGAACATACACAAAGATTATTAAATTCTTCAAAAATGACATTAATGAATGTTCCTTTTTCTTTAGAAGAATTAAATAAAGCACAAATTGAATTATTACAAAAAAATGAATTATTTGAAGGTGCGTACATTAGACCTTTAGTTTATTTAGGTTATGGAGTAATGGGTTTATATCACAAAGAAGCGCCTGTAAAAGTTTCTTGTGCTGCTTGGGAATGGGGAGCATATTTAGGAGAAGAAGGTCTTAAAAAAGGTGTTAGAGTTAAAATCTCATCTTTCACAAGAACTCCAAATACTTCAGGAATGGGAAAAGCAAAAGCAGTTGCAAACTACTTAAACTCTCAAATGGCAAAATATGAAGCAGTTGAAGCTGGATATGATGAAGCATTATTAAGAGATGACCAAGGTTATATCGCTGAGGCTTCAGGTGCTTGTTTCTTTATCGTTAGAGACGGAAAATTAATCACTCCTCCAAATGACAACTCTTTAGAATCAATTACTCAAGCAACTGTAATTGAATTAGCTGGTGATATGGGAATTGAAGTTGTTAGAAGAAGAATTAGTAGAGAAGAAGTTTACATTGCAGATGAAGCATTCTTTACAGGAACTGCAGCTGAAATTACTCCTATTAGAGATGTAGATGCAAGAGTTATTGGATGTGGTTCAAGAGGTCCAATTACAGAAAAAATTCAATCTGCTTATTTCGATGTAGTTGCTGGAAAAAATGAAAAATATTTAAGATATTTAACATACGTTAACTAA